TCATTAGCTTGTACCATTTTATTTGTGGGTGAATCTCTTAAATCTGATATTTCCTTCAGACAACGGCAAGCTTGGTGAACAATTTATTATACAAAGGTAGACTCTAGTTACACTACCCAAGCTTACTGAAGAATGCCTGCCAAAGAGGAATTTAGTTATATGGGCCTTCGATCAATAGTTTTGTAGTCAGATCACTTGTCTTTGTAATGAGAAGGGTGTTTTTATATACTCCAAAATTGGTAATGGACAGGTGGTCACTTTGAAGTCCATGAAGACAGgaattttttgggggtggggtggggggggtgttggaaAGGAAGTGATTGCTTAGAAGTTGATGAAACAACCGCAAGAGGAATGATATGAATGCTATTGAAAGTTTGGGCTCCTTTCGTACATTCTTCATAATCTGAACATGCAGctattgaatttttatttttaaaggatactGCAAATAAAGACACGTGATAGAGTTTGGGGAATCTTGTTTTGTTGGATTCCCTTTGACTCCAAGAAATGAACAAGAAAAACCACAGTACACATGTAATGATCCTCCTAATTTAACCACTAACTTTCATCACCTCACTTTGACAATCACTATGTTGGGTAACATTGTGCTGTGCAGAAGTGATTGACGAGATCTGTGGAATATACAGCCACGTATTATTATCCATAATCATCCACGATTGGggcccattgttctaggcactgcacCAACATATAGGAAGCAACAGTCCTGGCCCAAAGAACAATCAATATGGGTTTAAGATCTAGTAGCAGAGCTACTAATGTAGTGAATGGGTTTATCTTCAGTGGGGGTGTGGGTAAAGTTCCAATGGTAAGTCCCTGATGAGTAGagatttacatttattttgatttaagagGTATCCCCTTTCACTGACATGAACTGAATTTTGCTAAGTTATATGCAGCTGCACTGTAACAACATGCTCAACGTAATTAAATGGTTTCCCTAATTATGTGCTTTATACTCAGCTTGATGGAAGGCTTGAGTGACCCAGACAATTTATATGTCCAAATCCTTTCTCCATCAAATTATTTGATATCCTGCCTTGATTGGCATGACTGAAGCATCAGCCCCATTATCCTCATACTTAGGATTCCTTTTGCAGTTCTTTTATTGTGAAAGTAAGTGGGAATGGGTTGAGAGCGCCAAAACAcagttttagtttagtttataaCAGGTAATCCCAAAGATTTACTTTTTTGGGCAATATTTTCCCTTAATCCAGTAAGAGCTCTTACACCCATGGCctctatatcatagaatcatagaacattagggttggaagagacctcaggaggtcatctggttcaacctcctgttcaaagcaggaccaaccccaactaaatcatcccagccagggctttgtcaagccgggccttaaaaacctctaaggatggagaatccaccacctcccaaggtaacccattccagtgcttcaccaccctcctagtgaaataataaTATCCTAAtacttttcctaatatccgacctaaacctcccccacagcaacttgagaccattgctccttgttctgtcatctgccaccactgagaacatccTAGGTAAAACACTTGTGTATTTTACAGCTCTACGGCTGTTTAAGTCTACCTAGACACATGCAATCTTGGTTTAGAGATAAAGTACTAGATATATCAAGAGAATCTGAAAGCCCaagttaaaatgaaaaaacaGTTATGGGCAGGAAATCCTAATTTTTGTCTCAGGTCAGAGGCTATCCACAGATATACAGTGGGAATACAAAAAGCAAAATCTCTTCTATATGCGGGAGATACTGATTTTTGAAGTGTGATAATTCTTTACATGGTTTGTACAACAGAAAAAGCTCTTGGCTGACTACAACACAAGGTACTGTAGCCCAGAATCAATCTACTGTTTTTTAGCTTACCCCCTATGATAAAATATATGACCAAGTTTTAGTGTACCTTTTCTGGCCAGATTCCCAGGTGGAAGTATAACCTAGCCTGGAGCATTAGATGCTGCACATTGTCCGGATACATGGCCAGGTATAGATCCAAGGAGTCTCTCAAGAGCTGGTAGGACTGATCAGTGCTTTCCCTACCAGCAAAGAAGAAATTCAATTTTAAGGTTAAATCTTCATTTCCTTTCCCTATTACTTCAGCATCCGGGAGACACTGATCAATAAAGACATTACACAGTACTGGTACACTCATCCAATTGGAGCAACTCCAGGGGCTTATTGTTGCTAACAGTACCCACTACTCTGCTAGGATGGAATTGCACTAAAATTGCCCTACCAAACTCTATTCCTTccccctggggggaaaaaaaaatctcctggttCCAATACCCCTTTCAGAGAATGCACTCTCCAAGCTGCAAGCTTACTTTCTCTCAAATTGTGATATGGTTCTCCTGGCTCATTCATGCTTGGAGCAATTCTTTTATGTTTGTGCTTTTTTGTCTTCTATAAGTAACAGTGAAGACTCCTTAAACAATATGAAGAAAGGTGTTCATAAACAGAAACAGAATTACAAGTCCAATCATGACAGCCCCAGTGTAACCACACGAAGTTGATCATGTGGGATAAATCCATCAGATCTTTTTCTCTACCGGATAGTGAAAACTCTAATATGCCCTAAAGGAAACACAGTCCCTTGATTTGCTTGTCTGAAATATGGTTTACTAAGTACTTTCTATGATACAAGAATATTCCTTTAGAGTGAGTAGAATCATTAAATAATGAGAAATGATGGGTAGAACTGCCAAGTGAATAACTGGTATGGTTTATACCTCATAAAGCCACTCATGACTGCCATAAAGAAGCATATGACTaatcaaagcagcatttttcaggTCCACATTTAAGTAAGGCTTTACAATCTTCATGAGGTTTAAGTAAATCTTACCGCTTTCCAAGGTTTAAGAGGTTTCCCACCATACGCTGCAAGACCTCCTTTGAGGTAACCACTCCATAGAACTCCTCTGTTACATGGTGGCCAATCAGGTACTCACATTCTTTCACAGTTAGCTGCTTTCCCTTTCCAAAGGCATCTATGTACATGTAGTCAAAGATGTCTGTGCTTCTAATGAAACACCAAGAAAATAAAACTCAGACTTGGGAGTCTCATTTAAACAGGATTATGTATGTGTCCTTTTCAGATGCCTCTCACTCTTGTGTTTAAGTTTGAGGTGAATATTGTCAGTACCTCAGCTCCTTTAGTGACAGGGTTTAGTTTCCTCTTATTTACCTTCTTACAAACACATGGCAAAAGACTACAAAAGTCAAATTATTTTATCAATAGTGCTTCTTCTCCCCAGAGAGGCTTGCAAACTATTCTCAAATTTGCTTTACCTGATGCTATGATATATTAGAAGGCCATGTTTGGCTAACAACAGATTGTTGCACAATGCAGCTATCGGGATGGGAGTCAAATACCATCGGGGTATGTGTAATCAAGTTCACTGTATTGAATGAGATCATTAACATTACCCCTGAAATTTGTACTTCTGGGAGTAACATCACTGCTAATAGCCAATCATTAGGTCATTCGAAGAGTCGCCAACACTGATTCCGAGAGCAGGTGGGTACATGACACAGTAGCGTCAGCTTCTATCAGTTGTGCTGCACAAAGGTTTAAAtgaaatgcctttaaaaaaagcTATAAAATTATGAAAAGCAGAAGTGCTACCCCAACTACTGTTATATTTATTCAGGAAGTCTGTTGCCATTCAGAACCCTTTGAGTGAATACACAGCTGTGTATTCACTTGCTGGCTGATGTACAGATTTAGCAATTAAACTCATAGATCTATATTGGACAAGATGCTACTGCATTTATGGATTATCTCAGAAAATACTTCTTGTTTCAGCATTGAAGTAACTTTTCGATTTGCGTCAGAAACAAACATACAATGCTTTCATCGTGTGAAAAAACAGTTAACTAGGAACTTTCAACCTGACCTATTTTAACATCTTGTCATCAGAGATGGTTGCGTTACTTGACCTCTCTGCCAACAGAGTTTCAGGTTGGGAAAACTGCCTCCTGGGGGTAAATGGTTTATTGGTCTTCCCAAAAGTCAAACGGAATTAACAGAAATCTTACCCTTCTTTCCCCTGACACCATCTCAGCAGGAAGTGACTAGGAAAGTTGACTGGCTCGAGTCTGACTCCCAACTGCCTGGCAATTGTTAAATAGAGCACAGACAAGCTGATAGGGATTCCTGTCCTACGGATTAACACCTGAAAAATTAGATTAAATCAGAGGGAAGCTTACAAATCATAGGTTATTTAATGCAGGacattaaaaaattcaatttCTAGAGTACCAGGATTCTCAGCGGAGATGCAATTTTATTCAAAATGCCTCAAAATCCACTGACCCAGCAGCAAGTGCACAGAGAGTTAACATACGATACTGTTTACAGCAAGCCACCCCTTTGTGAcattcatagaatagaatatcagggttggaagggacctcaggaggtcatctattgtccaaccccctactcaaagcaggattGGTGCatacagatttattttatttactcatCCATGCAAAAATGACAAAAAAGTGTAAGTAGAATTCTCTCTCAAACTTGTACTAGCAGTGGCTTCCTAGGCTGGTTCAGTAAATACACACTTGCCTGGTGAATGTATGAATTCAAGGAGTTGTAGTAATCCATCTCATTTCCTTTGTATTTTAACTGTTCATACAGGACACAATTCACAGCATCCAGTACTTGTCTTTGAAACTCCACATCAGGAACAATCAAGACCTCTCCTAAAATGAATACAGAGTGACAAGACAGAGAGAAAAGATTACTACTTAAGTAATGATACACAGACTGGCTGCTCATTCCTTGAAATAGAACAAACTTCACAGAACACTTCATAACGTTCATGGGAGAGAGACTCTCCTCTTTCAGATCTTAGAGGACACTCAAAAGTGTGATTTGATTGCTGTTCAGTTTGTAATGGCTCCAAGAAAGAAAAGGACACCTCCCAAGCCCCATGTTAGGGCTATTTAAAAATTATGGAGtaagttaaacaaaataaacattgtttAGGCAACATAAAGACGAGCAACATCACTCTGAAAGGGCCAACTAGATCACATTTACCTGCCTTTGGAGCCAAGCTTGGATGCCTAGGGTTTCTGGTCCGCAGGGCTTTGCGAACTTTGTCTGTGATATCGTCAACCTGCGCCTGGACACTCGTTAGACAGATGTCTGAGAGAGGATTACAGTACTGGTCAATTAAAACAGCACCTGGAACagataaactatttaaaaacaggaTTTTGGTCTGTTCTTCACTTTCCAGCTCTTTGTTTAAAAGCACATATTttagcaaaacacatttttttaaaatgttcattggTTCTGATATAAAGTCATACCCAAATGCATAAAACATGGAGACAGACACAAATTATATGAATCCTTTGACTTTTAAAGAGACATGTATTTACGTCTTGCAACCACTTCTCAGACTTTCAGATTTTGAATCTCAAGTATGCAACCTCCTTCTCTTTAGGGCTAAGTTGTCCCCCAGTGTCTTGAAAGCAGAAGTAATGGAATCTAACATAGAATAGGGGAAGCTGCATTAAATCAATTCTGTACCAGTcatctctcttcccttcctcttcGAATCTTTTCAGCAGTTGCTAACTCAAGAATCTCACCTGTAAGGTCTTCCATACTCGCAATCCAATTCCATTTCTGCTCATATTTAACATGTTCACTATTCTTAGAACAGTCTCTCATTTTTGTCCAAGTGTCCTCTGTCAAACTCCTGGAGAAAAAACACTTTTTCCGAGAATCCTTCCTTGGTTGCCTTGTCGCTGCTCTTTCCAAAACCTTCCTATTGTCCAACTTCTTGTCCTGTCTATATTCAACTGCAGAAGATCTCTAAGATCTCTGCAAAAAGGATCATGTCTGTTCTAGTTTTGCAAAGTGCTCTATACATTAGCAGACTAATATGCATGACAAACACACCTCCTGCAATATCAGCCACAGAGTTCTCCTCCAAAAAAGCCCATAAAGTGGCAGCCTTTGGCTTTTATTGCCTGCCCCAACACATTCCCTTCTCTAAAGTCTACCACCACTTTTAACTCATAACACCAAAATAAACTCTCTAAACTGGGTTTTAACTTTCACATTTACTATATTTTTAGAGTACACACCAAGACTGATTGCTTCTCCCCCAAATCTTGGGAAAACCCTGCACTTCCAAAGTCTAAACATATTCTCTCCATAGTTCTCTATTTCAGGCTTACATGACGTAGCTCAACTTTGGGGAAAGCAGGTGTCCAGCAATACTGCAAATTTTCTTTAAAGAGCACTTTTCCCCCACTATTAGAACTTTAAAAGGAGGTTGttcaggattttattttaaataaactacACCTAATTTTTAAGAAGCCTAGTGTAGTTTGAGTGCCTGACATTATGCAGCTAACATGGTACTGAAGTAGGCTGCTTGATATTATATAAATACTGTCCCCTGTGACAATCACATAAGTGCATCTCCTAAGACTACACTGGTgagcaaacattttaaagaaaaataagattACTTGATAATTTAAAGAAATGACAGCAAATGCCTTTTGCAAAGAGTTACCCTGAGGAACAAAGTTGAAAGATAGTTAATAAATGTAGATTTCATTTGTACACAGAAAGAGGTTACAAAACATGGTGTAAACAAATCTTTCATAATGTTTAAACATTAATCTTCATTCTGTGAGCCAAACAGGCATGGAATGTAACTATTTATTCTAAAACATTTGAGGACAAAGTGAAAACACACCAGAAATACTTTTCTAGACAAAATGTCATTAAACATATACAGAAGCAAAACTCATTGCAATTCTCATTAAAGCACATTTACTTTGACCAATTACAACAATGCAGCTACaaagcacatccctgcagcccctggtgggggggggggagcgggaagggagggggctccgCATACTGCCCctacctgcaggcaccgcccctgcagctcccattggccgcagttcctggccaatgggagctgcggagtcagtgctcgcggcgggggcagcgtgtgaaGACCCTCCCCGCCTAGGTGCTGCAGGGACGTGACGGCAACTTCcagagcagcacagggccagggagcttgccttagccctgctgtgcagccagacttttagcagcctaaaatctcccagattggctTTAGTAACCACTGGGAGGTACAgcctgattccgggagactcccggCGAAACTGGAAGGGTTGGTAACCCTATCCAGAAGAGACAATGGAAATCCCAACGGCCTGGAAAAGTCACACCCAAAAGACAGCCAGAAGGAGGAGACTCCCCCTACCTTTCTGCAGGAAAGCAGAGCAAAGGTCCGaagttggagaacaaagggggaAGGTGTCAGGTGTCTGAATTAAGAGCAGGGTACACTGATACAGGAGAAGATTCTCTCCTGGCACTGGGAGACAAAAGGGGAGCAGGGCATGGCAATGCCCTGGCTCCCATCAATAGGAACCATATCCTCTCATGCTAACCTAAAGACTTTCAGACTCTGTATTGCAGGTGATTAATCAATAGTTACCGTGTTctgaaaaggctgcctggtgtTACTGCAGATACTTAGAGCACTGTGCCCTAAAGGGGTGGGAATGAGTCTCTCCCAGGACCCTGGCTTGGCTGGATTCAATGCAGGGAGCCCCAGAGACAGGGATCACTGGTGCCTGAAAGCCCAGTTTCTGAGTTGTAGAGGCCACAGCTCTGCTCCGTGGATCTGTGTGGATCCTTGGTTTGGCACACTGCAGAAACACTCACAGGACACTGGTTACAGGGTAAGGCATAGACCAGACCTCGTGAATCCATCACAATAAACCATGAGACTCCTTTCAGGCCAATACTCACCTTCCAAAAATGACAATTGGTCCCCAGGTCGTTCAAGATATGccttcagattttttaaaatattctgttgtCGTAGAAAGTAAAGAATTTTCTTTGCATAGTACTTCCAGGTTAGACACTTCCTGTAGaattaaacataaaaatgtaAAGGCCCTATCACCTACTAAATTAACAAGCAATGGCAGAATCTCTGCAAGCCCGGTCGTTTCAAAGATCTAATAACCATCAGGGATGTTTAAGGAGGTGATCTTGAATACAGCCAAGGCATACATGGTTAGGGAATTTAAATGCCAACAGTTCCAATTTACAGACACTCATAAATCACATCTATCAGGGTCACCACTGGCCTTTGCCAATTTACTACTAAATGCCTCCTCAAACTCTTCTGTTCCAGAATGTTAACAAGTGGACAGGTCCCAGACCCAGAATGGGAAGGCAGAACTCCATTAATTTTCCACCATAGTTTTATTTCACCCACTATTACTGCCATGTGTTTATCGGACCCAGTTCTGATGGTGGAAGCTGCAAGCTTTCAAGCCTCACAGAGTGTCTGAACTAAAacacaagttgggacagattttGTTAAGCGAATCGGTTTCTCCACACTGTAGGAAACTACCTAAAATGGTTAGCAGGCAGTgtggtgtgttacaaattgttgtaatgagccataaaaccagtgtctctattGAGTCCATTATTTTTGGTGTTTAGCAGAATTTGATGTCTAGCCAAGCTCGTCTTTGGAAGGTGTTCTGCAGATTTCAGAACAAGGGCTGAGAGGACACATATAGAGCaactgttttgtgaaaagtgtttggcCGCACaggatagggtgtttttgtcttatttttctgtgaGTTCATTTCAGAGCATAGCAATAGTCTGGTTTCACCTACACAATTGTTGCTGGGTCATTTGATACACTGGTTGAAGTACACCACATGTGACAGACGTGTAGGAGCCAtaaatcttgaaaggtgtgttgtggaggaTATTGATCATTGTGGTACTGAGACAGTACATCTGAAGGTTTTGCATctcttgttctggcagggtctggtgcagtTTTGAGTTGAtgtggagcttgcttctgatgatgagacTGGAGAGGTTGGGGAGTTGTTTGGAAGCCAAAAGAGCGGGGATGGGAAAGATTTCTTTGGGGATGTGGT
This genomic stretch from Lepidochelys kempii isolate rLepKem1 chromosome 15, rLepKem1.hap2, whole genome shotgun sequence harbors:
- the FBXO21 gene encoding F-box only protein 21 isoform X3, with amino-acid sequence MAAAEAGGTGLTDLPGELLELILCCGVLSAADIGRVSCTCRRLREACQARGKVWRERFRLRWPSLLKYYSQTDNVNWLKEYKARHNAGLETQRIVASFSKRFFSEHVPCDGFSDIETLGCPGHFFEDELMSILNMEGRKCLTWKYYAKKILYFLRQQNILKNLKAYLERPGDQLSFLEGAVLIDQYCNPLSDICLTSVQAQVDDITDKVRKALRTRNPRHPSLAPKAGEVLIVPDVEFQRQVLDAVNCVLYEQLKYKGNEMDYYNSLNSYIHQVLIRRTGIPISLSVLYLTIARQLGVRLEPVNFPSHFLLRWCQGKEGSTDIFDYMYIDAFGKGKQLTVKECEYLIGHHVTEEFYGVVTSKEVLQRMVGNLLNLGKRESTDQSYQLLRDSLDLYLAMYPDNVQHLMLQARLYFHLGIWPEKVLDILQHVQVLDPSQHGAVGYLVQHTLEHIERRKEEVGPEVKHRSDEKHKDICFSIGLVMKHKRYGYNCVIYGWDPTCMMGQEWIRNMNVHSLPHGPHQPFYNVLVEDGSCRYAAQGQLPDYCTGQHSMGRR
- the FBXO21 gene encoding F-box only protein 21 isoform X4, with the protein product MAAAEAGGTGLTDLPGELLELILCCGVLSAADIGRVSCTCRRLREACQARGKVWRERFRLRKCLTWKYYAKKILYFLRQQNILKNLKAYLERPGDQLSFLEGAVLIDQYCNPLSDICLTSVQAQVDDITDKVRKALRTRNPRHPSLAPKAGEVLIVPDVEFQRQVLDAVNCVLYEQLKYKGNEMDYYNSLNSYIHQVLIRRTGIPISLSVLYLTIARQLGVRLEPVNFPSHFLLRWCQGKEGSTDIFDYMYIDAFGKGKQLTVKECEYLIGHHVTEEFYGVVTSKEVLQRMVGNLLNLGKRESTDQSYQLLRDSLDLYLAMYPDNVQHLMLQARLYFHLGIWPEKVLDILQHVQVLDPSQHGAVGYLVQHTLEHIERRKEEVGPEVKHRSDEKHKDICFSIGLVMKHKRYGYNCVIYGWDPTCMMGQEWIRNMNVHSLPHGPHQPFYNVLVEDGSCRYAAQENLEYNLEPNEIPHPDIGRYFSEFTGTHYLANAELEMRYPEDLELTCAAVQKIYSTVKE